The genomic interval AAACTTACTAGCTTATGTTCAACATACTGATTGCACCAAATGTGATATATTTATGGAGCCGAAGTTTGTATATATACGCCTTTCGCACTTACAATTACATTGTTTTATCTAAGATCTCAGAATACGCAATTATTTAAGCCTGCTAGTGTCTGATGCAACCTTTACCACAAGAAAACATTCCTAAAACTGGCGAAAAATGGTCGTAAGTAACAGATACgacattaaattattaacaaaatgtcatttttggtcAAATAAACAATTGCCTCTACAATTGCAATTTTATGTTCAGATTTAAATATGGTCttttcatacattcatacatgcaTAGTAAATAACAGTTACGAGATGTACGGCGCAATGTGCGCTTTGTATAGGGAGTCAtgaaactagtttttttttgtgtgtttttttacgTGACACAGCTGTTAAAGTAACCAGAGTTAATAACAGTGGCGTACAAGTCGTTTtgttttttggaggggggggggggggaacattCAATCATAAGCAAAACAACATGCAAAACTGAATTTTACAGACAGAAGTTTGAGGGAAACAATTTAAGGATAAAACTGGCATACGGTCCCGTGAAAAATGAGTGACAAAATAAGTACCTCAACCTGTATGCACATTTGCTTATAATTTATTAGGTTTTCGATGCACACCGttggtttacacaaaattacCCATTCAGGGgaacctttttaaaaaatcataaataatcagttgagagagagagagacagagagagagagagagagagagagagctatGAAGTACTTCAAGTTATTATATTTTAAccgttcgaaaaaaaaaacaaaaaaacgattTTTTCCTCTGATAGTGAAAAATTCTCGGATCAGCGCCCTGGAATTGTATTTAGACTGTAACCATGTATTATTGAAAAAACCTGTGGGGTTTAATTTTCAGGAAATGTACGACGGTTTCTATACTCCGACCATGGATTACGTGTCCCAGAGACGCATAAACAAGAGGCAAAATGCTTTCACAATATCGTATTTAATACATTGTTCctcatttaataatttattgaaCTATTGATAATGTTTTACTTCAGTTAATTGATTGAAAGCTCctgtttaaaatcttttgctCATATTCCGTGAAATTATGAATGATTAATTTCATCTGAGAGTACTGTACAAATGGGTTGCAGGATACCTGGTTTACAGTGCACGTCTGACAGTTAAATGCACACTTTCAAGCACATTATGAAAACAGAATGGCcgcagttttgttgttgttgttgtttttgttagctcacctgtcacaaagtgacaaggtgagcttttgtgatcgcgcagcgtccgtcgtccgtccgtgcgtccgtccgtccgtgcgtaaacttttgcttgtgaccactctagaggtcacatttttcatggggtctttatgaaaattggtctgaatgtttaccttgatgatatctaggtcaggttcgaaactgggttatgtgcggtcaaaaactaggtcagtagttctaaaaatagaaaaaccttgtgacccctctagaggccatatatctcataagatcttcatgaaaatggtcagaatttcaacttgatgatatctaggtcaagttcgaaagtgggtcacgtgccatcaaaaactaggtcagtaggtcaaataatagaaaaaccttgtgaccgctctaaaggccatatttttcatgggatctgtatgaaagttgttctgaatgtttatcttgatgatatctaggtcaagttagaaagtgggttacgtgccattaaaaactaggtcagtaggttaaataatagaaaaaccttgtgacctctctaaaggccatatttttcatgggatctgtatgaaggttggtctgaatgttcatcttgatgatatctaggtcaagtttgaaactgggttatgtgcagtcaaaaactaggtcagtaggtctaaaaatagaaaaacattgtgacctctctagaggccatacttgtgaatagatctccataaaaattggtcaaaatgttcagcttgatgatatctaattcaaattcgaaagtgggtcacgtgccatcactaagaaggtcagtaggtcaaataatgaaaaaacgttttgacctctctagaggccatatctttcatgggatctatatgaaagttgatCTAAAGGTTTATCTTGCTGATATAtagctcaagtttgaaactgagtcaactgcgatcaaaaacaaggtcagtagttcttaaaatagaaaaaaccttgtgacctctctagaggccatacccttgaatggatcttcatgaaaattggtcagaatgttcaacttgatgatatctagatcaagtttgaaactgggtcacgtgccttaaaaactaggtcagtaggtcaaataataaaaaaaaccttgtgacctctctagaggtcatacttttcatgggatctgtatgaaagttggtctgaatattcatcttgatgatatctaggtcaagtttgtaactgggtcaactgcggtcaaaaactaggtcagtaggtctaatattagaaaaatattttgacctctctagaggccatatttttcatggatcttcatgaaaattggtctgaatgttcaacttgatgatatctaggtcagtttcgaaactgggtcacgtgcggtcaaaaactaggtcagtaggtataaaaaatagaaaaaccttgtgacctctctagaggctatatttttcatgagatcttcatgaaaagtagtgagaatgttcaccttgatgatatctaggtcaaattcaaaacaggatcacgtaccttcgaaaactaggtcaataggtcaaataatagaaaaaccttgtgacctctctagaggccatattttacaatggatcttcatgaaaattggtcagaatttttatcttgataatatctaggtcagtttcaaaactgggtcacatgagctcaaaaactaggtcactatgtaaaATAACAGAAAAGACGACGTcatgctcaaaactgggtcatgtgggaacaggtgggcgattcaggaccatcatggtcctcttgttgtttttttttgtgggcgGGGGgtcattttacatttgaaaatacacTTGTATgtactttttttgtaaataaaaataagaagggcAATGCATTGAAGTTCATGCAAGATTTATTTGTAATTGTGGAGTTTTGTGAAATGTTGAGCTAATGTTGTTGCCCTACAGTCGGCGTCAGTATCTGCAACAAAAAGGTTTTGTATGGAAGCAGATAATATATTTAACACCCGTCATTTTCATCATCCAGCAATGACTTCGCAAACCATGTGTCCTTACTATAGCTTCCCTTTTTTCTAATACtaatattatacataatttgGCCTGTTTTCAGCTTAGAAATTTTGGTGGAAGGTTTGCATATAGAAAACTTGATTCTGCCTAATGCTTTTGACCTATATACAACATCCTTGATCCGCAACGCAGTACATTCATCTTCTGGCGATGCCCGTTTGAGACGTAGTAATTTAAACCCTACCATTAatttaacttatttatttttcaggGGCGCTAACCGTATTTTGAACAAGAAATAAACAACCATGACACAAGTATCAACTCAGCCCCAGAAAAGTAAGTAACTGCTTACTGCATGCGGTTCTTTATCATAAAACTGACCTGTGTTTCATTTCGTTAGTTTAATAACGGTGACCTTTAAGGGAGACAAGCTGGTCATCACTGTCCAAAACGACGTATTCCTTCAAAAATTAATTCTCTTATAAATTAGGTACGACGTTATTTTTTCAACGATGAAAACATGGGGAAAACGTAGAATGGTCTTTGTTTTATTTGTGACTTTAAATCCAGAAATTAATAATATTCAGACACTTTTGACGTTTGCAGTGGATGTGAGCTCGGGGTTCGGGCACACTCAAGGTATCCAGTGTTTGGCGAGGCTGGACGAGGTCATTATTACACAGAAGATCAAGACTGTCGAATGTAAGTCGTGGTTACATATTTCTTCTGCAGAATCGTATCCACAAGTGTCCGCTAGTATACAATAAAGTCATGGTTGAATTTAATAGAAAAATCTATCATACTTCATAGATGaaatgcttttcaaaaaaaatgttgactgTAATCAGTGTGAATGATTTCAAATTCTAATACACATCGGAACCATTggttagtttatttatttttccagtTAAATTGTATAGCTGTTGGATAAACGTCATTTTTCAATTGGTCATTTTGTCGTCCCTGACACAGCGGCTGAACGGCAGTTTTAGACCACCGTAATAATTTTCGCACAATGTGGCACATACAGAAAGAAAATTAACGGTTGTACATTTCGTctgtagactggcatcagtcgttagagtcattaaatgtaaagcacttgaccataaaatcaatcctctctgataccactttctgaaaaaaaaaatacaatatctcttgcctctgtctctaactgagcctagagagaaaatgtttttctgagaaaatatcagtgtcagtttgaagaaattaatattattactgaTTATTTGATCACAACAGACTTTGTACGTCTAATTTCGTCTGGTAcgacagaacaaaaaaaaacgaaacaggCAAATATCAACCACCACGGGATTTGACATGATTTCATATTTAACAAAAACGTGTTTTGTCATACTCGTAGTATTAGTGCTAAAGTTTTCTGTCAAAAATGGTTCAGTTCTGTACATTGCATAATGCAATGTACAGTATTGCATGTACTGGTATGTAGCTATTATGGAGAATCGGGTCAGATTTAAGCATATAACATACCAATGTCTGATGTATAAACTTTGAATGTTGAAAAATTGTTCATCTTTACCTATTTGTTTCAGTACTGACAGGGTTTGAAGTCAGAAACAGATTTGTTATACTTGATAATCGGGATCAACAACTATTCCGTGTAGAAGAAGGTAacgtattttgtaaataaaagtgaCGTATTCCTGACACAAATAGGTAACTTTTGTACAAGAAAGTAACGTATTGTTTGTGTTAGAAAGTAGCGTACTATTTGTACCAGAAGCATTTCTTTGTACAAGAAGAAAACATACTTCTGTACAAGATgagataataaattattttttgcaaGAAAGTAACGTTTTCTTTGTAGAAGAAGGTAAGGCACTTTTGAATAGGAAATTTTAGCgtattttattcaaaagcaaacgtaatctatttttagctcatctgattttttgaaaaaaaatgatgagttattgtcatcacttgagcggttgtcggcgtcggcgtcggcgtcggcgtcggcgttgcctggttaagttttatgtttaggtcagcttttctcctaaactatcaaagctatcgctttgaaacttggaatacttgttcaccatcataagctgaccctgtacagcaagaaacataactccatcttgctttttgcaagatttatggccccttttgtacttagaaaatatcagatttcttggttaagttttatgtttaggtcaacttttctcctaaactatcaaagctattgctttgaaacttaaaatacttgttcaccatcataagcagaccctgtacatcaagaaacataactccatcttgctttttgcaagatttattgcccttttggacttagaaaatcagttttcttggttaagttttatgtttaggtcagcttttatcctaaactatcaaagctattgctttaaaacttgcaacacttgttcaccatcataagttgaccctgtacagcaagaaacataactccatcctgctttttgcaagatttatggccccttttggacttagaaaatatcagatttcttggttaagttttatgtttaggtcaactttttctcttaaactatcaaagctattgctttgaaacttgcaacacttgttgaccatcataagctgaccctgtacagcaagcaacataactccatcctgctttttgcaataattattgccccttttggacttagaaaatcattttcttggttgagtattatgtttaagtcaacttttctcataaactatcaaagctattgctttaaaacttgcaacagtttttcaccatcataagtggacactgaacatcaagaaacataactctatcctgctttttgcaagaatgatggccctttttagacttagaaaatcatgggtaggacaatatttctattacacaaaaaaaatcagatgagcgtcagcacccgcaaggcggtgctcttgctTATAAAATCAGATAGCTTTATTCTACATTCGAGGTTATCGAATtgatattttgttactgtttctTCATACTTTTTGTtgttacttttgtttgttttctctttaGTGAGTGCGGGAAGTGTAGTTGAGAACAAATAGCTGCAAGACTTTTTCATTCCATTCAACATTAAATCGTTTCATAAATTCTCATATAGTGAATTAACGTACCTGGATAGGCTGCGATATTCGTTGTACAGTGTTTTCTTTTTGTGAAACAAAGATCAGTCATAAcccacttctttttttttcagagtcgGATGCATGCATGCGTGCTTGTTGTCCGATTAGCCGAGGATTAACACTCCATATCACTGATAACAACGCACAGGTGAGTGAGTATGGTTCAAACAAACTAAGCTTATGCTGACCTAGTAAGGTGAAGTGTCTTGCTCGTTAGCATTAGTATTTATGGTTAGGCTATAGTTAACTCTAAGTTGCCTCATAGTTTGCTTGGTTATTGATTTTGTTTTCCATGCAATTTATAAGTCTACAGACAATAACCTTCAGACACTTTGGACAAGCTGCAGActaataaaattttatgtaattttacaaaattcataaGCTAGACGTCTGACCTTGCTATAAAGTGCTtaataactttataaaaaaaagtttcatgatACGGGAAAGTTATAAAAACTCAAGCTGTGACAGTGAGACTGTCATCTATTTATAGACACTTACAAGTGAAGTCTCGGACCTTCGGTCGCCGTCGTCAACAGTAAACCTTTTTTCTTGATTGGAGGGAGGAGTAGGGGCGGGGAGGGGGCAGTGCACCAACTTACAAGATTAAGACTGAAAATGATTGTAGCTAAAACATGTGCGCTCATTACGAGATAATTGACTGCGGTCAGTCTTTTACCTTTATTAGGTCACTGGTCAACGACACACAAAAATGATTCCTCTAAATAAATGGAAAACGCTCAAAGACCTACTGTAGGAAAAACTTTATTGTATAATATGATGGCGTTTAAAAGGTCATGGTTACCGCCTCGATAAGCTAGTGGCAGAGCGTCCGTTTCGACTGCGGacggtcgtgggttcgatcctagGGCCCAGttattcgaaactttaacagactgttaaactaatcgcccgttaaattttgattcaaaataccaGTCTTGGCGAGAAagactagtatgatgttttaattttactgtaaagacgttttagtgATCATAATCCTTCaatcatacatttgtttttctaagttttctataGTGTTGAAAtgttactttaaaagttaatcgactgttagcttaatcaactgttaaagtttcgaacaactgggcccaggccGCGTAATACCAAAGATGTTAAAAACCCTTGCTTGACGCTCATCGTtaaaactggcctcttctctcataccctcgtggcggatggattccatcaggaatgaggtgtcgagagtgtttacaatcgacctaaaataatgTGTAAACTAACACTGAATAACTGAAAAAAGTAGCCCACCACTGGTCGTATTGGaggaatattcttttttttttttttttttgcaatcagctcttgtttttatttttatccataGGAAGTGATGCAAATTAGTAGAGAGTATAAATGCTGCGTAGGCTGCTGTTGCTTCGCTGGCGGATGTTGTATGATGACACTGCTTGTGGACTCCCCTATTGGCAGGCGTTTGGGCACTGTCAGCTCCGCGTGAGTACATCACATATTTGAAACATCTATAAAAGTTTTGTGTTGTGTAGACTGAGTACAAGTTTTGCAAATGATTGTAACACTGAGGTACATTCAGGGCAGGATGGGCACTCCAAATGATTCTGAAAACAGGTACAGTCAAGGTAGAATTAGTTCTGCAAATGGTTAAATATGCCCATCAAGGACAGGGCGAATATCATTTAGACATGTACATTAAATATAAAGTAGTTGTGCAAAAGGTTAAATCTAGAGTTATTCAAGACAGTATGTGCAACGAATAACTGAGGCGGTGGAGCAATGGTGATTGCTGAAGTAACTTCTTCCGAGTGTCACTGGTTCGGATCCAGGTAGAAGCGTTAACTTTAAATACGATCTCCGCTATCATTAGTACTGGCCAAATGTACAGCGTAGATAACATGAAATTGTAGGAACTTTCTCTGCAAGCTAGTTAAAATAAATCTAATCTGAAATACTAATAGGAGAGGAAGACTTTGGATGCCCCTTTGGGAATAGTTTATCAGGAATTCTCCCTGATAAATTACTTCTGGCACAGGCAGACACAAGGGTAAAACCAGTTAGGGCAATGGATGtggcaaatttgaaattttactgTATCTCTTTCATGATTTCGAAAACTCAGTGATACGGGGACGACCTTGACCACACTAGTAGGTCCCgaaaacagttttgtaaaagtGTAGTAAGGTGGTctgatggtctagtggtaacgcgcatgactgtcaatccagagggcCGGGGGTTCGAATtctggtccaggcactggaaatttctgagatgctcttgaatATCGCCCACATAACTAAGAGGTCAGTACTGGTTCtccccaggaaagacggcttcgcgtgtattagtgctatacaccgggtacGTAAAAGAACCGGGCTTTAATATTAAACTTTACAAtaacacactgtattagatcaattgggcacatcatatgaaacaggtGGAGCTAATACATTTGCATAACTGATCCAATATGAGAAAAGCaaggccaatacgagaaaaaagGGCagatacggaattcaagcattctgattggttcaaaagagagggccaataggTAGAAGTCACTTCCATAACGCCATTCcgttttacattaaaaaatcaaGACCTAAGTtaagtctctctctctctctctctctccctctctctctctctctctctctctctctctctctctctcctctctctctctctctctctgttttgGGGCTTTGTCTTACTCGCTCTGTCTGTACTAGTATAGTAGATGATGAATGTAGCTCCCTGAGTGGCAGCCTTTGCGCtatgcctttgaacgtgtttatcatgaaa from Mercenaria mercenaria strain notata chromosome 2, MADL_Memer_1, whole genome shotgun sequence carries:
- the LOC123563703 gene encoding phospholipid scramblase 1-like, which translates into the protein MTQVSTQPQKMDVSSGFGHTQGIQCLARLDEVIITQKIKTVELLTGFEVRNRFVILDNRDQQLFRVEEESDACMRACCPISRGLTLHITDNNAQEVMQISREYKCCVGCCCFAGGCCMMTLLVDSPIGRRLGTVSSATAACNAHMKVFDASGNQLYKLWGSMCPCQCCCAGCMEDIDYPVTDPSLKTCVGNVAKQWVDIKTTKYCVSFPANMSIEHKALLIGATFLTELYVMEQLKQQQGAQ